TAATAGCCATGGTCCATCACAGTATGTTTTGGAGCTTCAAAATCGAATATAAAATTAATTTCAAGATATAAGAGGAGATTATATACTTTTAAATCCACTGAATTAATCCGTTAGAAAAATGAAGTGGAAACGATAATTATTATTTATAGGATTCGAATATTTTATATACTTGGTTAATTCACGAATTTATACTAATGAACATTTGTACTAGTAGATTAAAAACTAATACAGATGTTTTTTTTTTCTCAAATTCTTAGACATGAATTTGAGAGAAGTTTATAAAGTATTTCTACACTAGAATGGAGTGTAGAAATTAAGAGAAATATTTAAACATATAGTTTCTTGTAATTCTACACTATTGAAATTTTACAGAGATTGAATCGAGTTGTATTAATCGGTAGATTGACAAAGGAGCCAGAATTATACTACACAAAACAAGGAGTCGCTTATTCACGAATATGTGTTGCGGTGAATAGAGGATTTCGAAATAGTTTAGGTGAACAACAAGTCGATTTTATAAATTGTGTCGTCTGGCGAAGGGCGGCTGAAAATGTAACAGAATATTGTACGAAGGGTTCACTTGTTGGGATTACAGGGCGTATTCATACGAGTAATTACGATGATGAACAGGGAAAGAGAATATATAGAACTGAAGTTGTGATTGAGAGTATTACCTTTTTGGAGAGAAGGAGGGAGGGGGCATCGTAATAAAAGGAGATTTTAAGTAATAACTTCGCTAAAAATTGTAGAAAGTATTTTAATAAACTTAAAGAAGGGATACCGCCAATATTTTAGAAAAAACAAGTTAAGAGCATGTAAGATTTTATACAGTTTTTCGGTTAATTCAGTAACAAACGAGAACCGTAAAACCCATGCCAGGATAGGAATGTATAGAAAGATGAATCGAGTGATAGAAAATAAAAAAGGGATTCCTTACTCTCAGAAGGAATCCCCTTTTTTATTGCTACTGATAATGAGAGGTTATGTTAACAGAACATGTATAAAATATACACTAAAAAATGTATGACTTATTCTAATTTCTTCTTGATAGAATATAAATAATCCATATTTCACCAAAATATAAAAGGGGGAAAACTTTTGTATGAAAAACTTAGAAAACAGCTTATATTAGGTTCCATAATTTTTATCATTAGTGGTTGCTCAATTTCAAAAGGATACGACACACAACAAGAAGCATTAAAACAAGGATTAAAAACAACAAATAATACAGAACTAAATAAATATAATGCTCTAAAACGTATTATAAAAATAGATGAAAAAATAGCCTTTTTTGTTACACCAGATAATTACATTTCAATAGCAGATTTAGAAATAGAAAATAGAAAATGGACTGTTAGTGGGATAACAGGAGGAACAAATGTAAGTGAGTTAGAAGTACAAGATTCTGGTATATCACCTACTATGGGAATATCAAATGGAAAAGTTATTTCTGGTTATCTTAAGAACCCATCTATTAGCAAGGTATCATATGAATCTACCTCAGGACATATTGTAGATTTAGATAAATTCTTACCAAATGAAACAAAGTATAAAGGATGGAGTTTATGGTACGTGATCCTTCCTAATAAATTAGATGATGATTTAAAGTCTTTTGATCTTATTACGACTGTTTTAGAATTTAAAGATACAAATGGCACTATTATAAAATATAAGAACTGATCATCTAAAAACAACTTCTGATAACTATAATTATGTGAACACGAAAGTCCTCCAGTTAAACGAAATGGAGGACTTTTAATAGTCTTTTAAATACATTGAATCCCTATAATGAGACGTTATGTTAACCGATCATGTATAGAATATACAGGGATTTATAATTTGATATAGAACATAAAAGGAAGAGTTTATACTGTAAATAAGGGGACATACATATGGAACTAGAATCCGAGATTAAAGCAATCGTTTTAGATTTAGATGGTACTTTATTAGATTCACAAAAGAAAGTGTCAGAAAGAAATAGAAAGGCTATACTGGAGTGTCTGAAGAAAGGAATAAAAATTATTTTTGCTACGGCAAGGGCGCCACGATCAGTTAAAGTTTTTCTTCCTCACGAACTTCAAGACATTGCAACTATGATTTACTACAATGGAGCTTTGGTAGTAGATAACGCATTAGGTTACAGACAATATTACCCGATTGAATCAGCAATCACAAATGAAATTATAGAATTTGTTATTACTCACCAGGCTGATGCATGCCTCTCAGTTGAATCGGAAGATACATGGTACAGTAATAAAACATTGGATTACAACAAAACCATGAATGCAGTTGTAAATCCAATTGTAGTTCCATTAAATGAATTAAAAAAAGTTAGTGCATCAAAATTATTAATCTCACAATATACTTATTATGAAAAACTACAAAAACAGTTTGCACATAAAGTAAGTACTATATGTACCGATGCAGGAACTTTAACTCAAATCATGGCAAAAGGTGTTTCTAAAGAACGAGCTGTAAGGGAAATCTGCGCCAAAAATAATATCTCTATGGGTAACATAATGGTCTTTGGAGACGATTGGAATGATTTAGAGCTATTCTATACGTGTGGTTTTCCAATTGCTATGGGAAATGCAATACCTAAATTGAAGGATGCTGCATATTTTATTACCGATACCAATGATAAAGATGGTGTAGCTCAAGTATTAGAAAAATTAATTTGTACTGTTAACAACAGTTAAAAGGATAGAATGGTTACTTCCTATATCGAAAATATTGAAAATTATGTAAAAAAGTTGTCCATATGGACAGCTTATTGTATGTTTTTGCTTAGCGTGTTGTTCTTCATAAATGCTGGCGGTACCTCAAGAAATGGATAAAAAATAAATATATCTATATTTTTTTATCCATTTCTATAAAGTGTTGCCTCCTAATGTTTCTAAACTTGAAAGTTGCGAGAGGCCTGCACGACTTCACAACCATAATGGAGTATGGACATCAATAGGAGGGAGGTCACTATCAGTCAATAAACTCTCCATGTTTTAGTTACAGTTTGTCGGCCTGTAGCAATTCCATTAATTCATCTTCCGGAACATCCACAATCAAAATGTCTTCAGAAATCAATTCTCCATCAATAAGTCCCTCAGAGCGCATTCGTATCAACGCTTTTATAGTTTTTAATCGTTCTTCTTTTTTTTAGTAATATCCTCCAGGGATTTATTTATTAACTTCACTTTAAAATGAATGATCTAATTATGATACAGATACCTCTTTTTATGTAGGGAAAAGAACATAAATTCCCTCCTTAAAACAAAACTTATCGGAAACGAACGGTTTTAAAATCTCATTCCTAATTTGAAATGTAAAAAAAGAATGAAATAGTATGGTAGCGGGAAGAAATCAGCAAAATTAAGCATCCGAGTAGGAGTATAAAGGGGTAACATGTTACAATACAGCTAAGAACATGCAATAAAGGAGAGTTTTTTACGTGAAGATTAAAGCAATTGAACCGACGCCAAGTCCAAATACAATGAAAGTTATTTTGAATGAAGTATTACCATCAGGAGCGCGTAATAATTATACAAATGAAAATAAAGAACAAGCACCGATGCAAGTGCAAGAAATTTTGAAAATTGAAGGCATTAAAGGTGTATATCATGTAGCCGACTTTTTAGCAGTGGAGCGAAATGCAAAGTATGACTGGAAAGTTTTATTACAACAAGTTCGTGCTGTTTTCGGCGAAGAAGTAGTGGAAGAGAGCGAAGAACAACAACTTGCTCATTTTGGGGAAGTGAAAGTGTTTGTTCAAATGTTCTTTACAATTCCAATGCAAGTGAAGTTAACAGATGGAACATCGGAAGAGCGTGTAGGCTTACCTGATCGTTTTAAAGAATCTATTATGAAAGTGCAAATGTCTGCACCTAACGTTGTGAAAGAGCGCAAATGGGTAGAGCAAAGTACACGTTACGGTAATTTTGAAGAAATCGGGAAAGAAGTAGTAGAAGAAATTGTTGCTGCTTATTCAGAAGAACGTGTAAATGAAACGGTTAAAGAATTATTAAATCAGGCAGGTGCTGTTGAAGTAACGATTCAAAAGCGCGAGCCATATAAAGTAACAGAAGAGATGATGAAAGATTCTGACTGGAAAAACCGTTTTGCAGCATTAGAACAAATGGATCCTACTGAAGAAGATATTCCAGTGTTGAAAATGGCATTAGATGATGAGAAAGTATCTATCCGCCGTTTAGCAACAGCGTATTTAGGTATGGTAAAAGGTGATGGAGTATTGCCGTTATTATATAAAGCGTTATTAGATCGTTCTGTAAGTGTTCGTCGTACAGCAGGAGATTGCTTATCAGACGTAGGTGATCCAGCAGCGATGTTCGTTATGATTAAATCTCTGAAAGATTCAAGTAAATTAGTACGCTGGCGTGCAGCAATGTTCTTATTTGAACTTGGTGATGAAAGTGCAATTCCGGCACTAAAAGCAGCAGAAGATGATCCGGAGTTTGAAGTGGCGATGCAAGCGCGTTTAGCTTTAGAACGTATTGAAGGCGGCGAAGAAGCAAAAGGATCAGTATGGAAGCAAATGACGGAGTCTCGTAAAGGGGAATAGTTTATGATTGTTTTCTATGATAGTTGGTGTCCGATGTGTACAGCAGTTGCAGAGCGTACGAGAAGATTAGATAAAAAGGGTAAGATGAAATTTGTTTCATTTCGAGATGAAGATGTAGTTGAGAAGTATGAACTTTCTCAAGAATTACAAAGTAAGATGGAACAAAGATTGTATATTTTAAAAAATAATAAGTGGTATGACGGAATTCATAGCATCAACGTATTAGCAAAAGCCGTTCCATCTTATTGGTTTGCAGTGCCTTTTATAAAGCTATCTATCGTACTAGGATTTGGAAGTAAAGTATACGATTATATCGCTAACAATAGAAAACTTGTCCCAGTTGGACATTGCCGTGAAGGGGTTTGTGAAATCCCTACAAAAAAATGAAATCATCGTTATCTTTCTTTTGCACCTATTAATAGAGCGTGATATGATGAATTTGGAATGAAAGTTGAAGGAGAGATTACAAGATGTCAAATGCTTATGAAGAATACATGCGTCAAATGGTAATTCCAATGCGCCAAGAATTAGTGCGCTCTGGATTTGAAGAATTAACTACAGAAGAAGCTGTTACAGAATTTATGGAGAATGCATCAGGTACAACTTTAGTAGTTGTAAACTCAGTTTGTGGTTGTGCAGCTGGTTTAGCACGTCCATCAGCAGGTCAAGCGGTTGTTCGTGCTGAAAAACAACCTGATCATCTTGTAACTGTATTTGCAGGTCAAGATAAAGATGCTACTGCAAAAATGCGTGAATACTTCGGAGAAATTCCTCCATCTTCACCATCTATGGCATTACTAAAAGGAAAAGAAGTTGTTCACTTCATTCACCGTCATGAAATTGAAGGTGCAACTATGGACGAAATTATTACGAACTTAGAACAAGCTTTCGAAAAGAATTGCTAAAGAAGGGGGAGAGTAAATCTCCCTCTTTTCTTTATATAGAGGTGAAATAATGATAGTAACAACAGCAGGAAGAACAAATAAAGAAATGACAGCTTATGCAAATAAGGTAGCAGCAGAATTAAATAGTTCTTTCGTTATACGTAATGATATACCTGTACATAAATTGCATGAACAGCATGAACAAGATGTGCTTGTTGTAGGGAAAAATCGATTAGCCATTTATCCAAAAGGAACGGAAGAATCGTTTTTCTTTCATCCGAATTCAGCGATGTTTCGTGTGAAAAGATTAATGCGCGGAGAACATGATCCGTTCGTACAAGCTGCTAAATTAGAGAGCGGAATGACAGTGTTAGATTGTACGCTCGGTATGGCATCAGATAGTATTGTAGCTAGTTATATTGTTGGTGAAAGCGGAAAAGTAACAGGACTTGAAGGAAATGAATATATGGCTTATATCATGGGAAAAGGCTTGCAAACCTGGTCTTCGTCCGTTGCAGAAATTGATGAGGCAATGCAAAGAATTCATGTAAAGCAAACAGAGCATTTCGCATTTTTAACGCAATGTGAAGACAATAGTTACGATGTTGTTTACCTTGATCCGATGTTTGAAGAAACTGTCATAGAATCAGATGGAATAAAAGGATTAAAACACTTCGCTTTGTATCATGATATTACTGACGAAACAATTGCGGAAGCGAAGCGTGTGGCGAGAAAGCGTGTCGTTCTGAAAGATCATTTTCGTAGTTCTAGATTTGAAAAACATAATTTTCATGTATACAAAAGAAAAAGTGCTAAGTTTCACTTTGGTGTAATTGACCCTTGCTAATTGTTTGAAAAGATGTATAATAAGCAATAATTAATTAAATATACTGTCTGTGATGAAGAGAGTAGTCTTTTTCAGAAGGAAAGCGAGCTAGGGATGGTGTGAGCCTAGTGCAGAAGAAAAAGATGAAGCGCACTTCGGAGACGCTTCTTGAACGAATAGTAGAGTAAGCCGAGGCCCCCTGTCCTCGTTATAAACGGGAAAGTGGTTCGGAATGAACAACAAGGGTGGTACCACGGGTTAAAACTCGTCTCTTTTTTAGAGACGAGTTTTTTGTATTCAAAAAATAAGGAGGTTGTATTATGGATTATAAAACGCAGTTTGCAAAAAGCTTATCGAATATTTTTACGAATGAATTAACGCAAAATCAAATTTTAGATTTAATTGAAGCACCAAAACAAGATGAATTCGGAGATGCAGCATTCCCATGCTTTTCACTAGCGAAGCAATATAAAAAATCACCAGCTATTATCGCAAAGGAAGTTGCGGAGAAATTAAATGATCCGTTCTTTACGAAAATAGAGGCCGTTGGTCCTTATGTAAATGTATTTTTCAATCGTGAAACTGTAAGTGATGCAGTATTAAAAACGATTTTAGCTAAGAAAGAAGAGTACGGTCAAAATCACTTTGGATGTGAAAAAACGGTAGTTATCGATTATTCCTCTCCGAATATCGCGAAACCTTTTTCAATGGGGCATTTACGTTCTACAATGATTGGTAATTCGCTGAAACATATCGCCGAAAAATGTGGGTATGAAGTTGTCGGAATCAATTATATTGGCGATTGGGGCACGCAGTTTGGGAAGTTAATTACCGCGTATAAAAAATGGGGAAATGAAGAGGTAGTTAAAGAGGATCCGATACGTGAGTTATTTAAGTTATATGTTC
This genomic interval from Bacillus cereus contains the following:
- a CDS encoding single-stranded DNA-binding protein: MNRVVLIGRLTKEPELYYTKQGVAYSRICVAVNRGFRNSLGEQQVDFINCVVWRRAAENVTEYCTKGSLVGITGRIHTSNYDDEQGKRIYRTEVVIESITFLERRREGAS
- a CDS encoding HAD family hydrolase — protein: MELESEIKAIVLDLDGTLLDSQKKVSERNRKAILECLKKGIKIIFATARAPRSVKVFLPHELQDIATMIYYNGALVVDNALGYRQYYPIESAITNEIIEFVITHQADACLSVESEDTWYSNKTLDYNKTMNAVVNPIVVPLNELKKVSASKLLISQYTYYEKLQKQFAHKVSTICTDAGTLTQIMAKGVSKERAVREICAKNNISMGNIMVFGDDWNDLELFYTCGFPIAMGNAIPKLKDAAYFITDTNDKDGVAQVLEKLICTVNNS
- a CDS encoding conserved virulence factor C family protein, which codes for MKIKAIEPTPSPNTMKVILNEVLPSGARNNYTNENKEQAPMQVQEILKIEGIKGVYHVADFLAVERNAKYDWKVLLQQVRAVFGEEVVEESEEQQLAHFGEVKVFVQMFFTIPMQVKLTDGTSEERVGLPDRFKESIMKVQMSAPNVVKERKWVEQSTRYGNFEEIGKEVVEEIVAAYSEERVNETVKELLNQAGAVEVTIQKREPYKVTEEMMKDSDWKNRFAALEQMDPTEEDIPVLKMALDDEKVSIRRLATAYLGMVKGDGVLPLLYKALLDRSVSVRRTAGDCLSDVGDPAAMFVMIKSLKDSSKLVRWRAAMFLFELGDESAIPALKAAEDDPEFEVAMQARLALERIEGGEEAKGSVWKQMTESRKGE
- a CDS encoding thiol-disulfide oxidoreductase DCC family protein, with product MIVFYDSWCPMCTAVAERTRRLDKKGKMKFVSFRDEDVVEKYELSQELQSKMEQRLYILKNNKWYDGIHSINVLAKAVPSYWFAVPFIKLSIVLGFGSKVYDYIANNRKLVPVGHCREGVCEIPTKK
- a CDS encoding BrxA/BrxB family bacilliredoxin — translated: MSNAYEEYMRQMVIPMRQELVRSGFEELTTEEAVTEFMENASGTTLVVVNSVCGCAAGLARPSAGQAVVRAEKQPDHLVTVFAGQDKDATAKMREYFGEIPPSSPSMALLKGKEVVHFIHRHEIEGATMDEIITNLEQAFEKNC
- a CDS encoding class I SAM-dependent methyltransferase, translated to MIVTTAGRTNKEMTAYANKVAAELNSSFVIRNDIPVHKLHEQHEQDVLVVGKNRLAIYPKGTEESFFFHPNSAMFRVKRLMRGEHDPFVQAAKLESGMTVLDCTLGMASDSIVASYIVGESGKVTGLEGNEYMAYIMGKGLQTWSSSVAEIDEAMQRIHVKQTEHFAFLTQCEDNSYDVVYLDPMFEETVIESDGIKGLKHFALYHDITDETIAEAKRVARKRVVLKDHFRSSRFEKHNFHVYKRKSAKFHFGVIDPC